The Qingrenia yutianensis sequence CGTTTACAAGGAGCCTTGTTCTGTTTTCAAAACTTCCGCCGAACTCGCCGTCACGCGTATAAGCCGAAAGCATTTCGGAGGCAAGATAGCGGTGACAGCATTTTATGTCAACACCGTCGAAACCCGCCTTTTGCGCCTCATATGCCGCCGTGCCGTAGCGTTCTTCAAGCTCTTTTAACTTATCGTCGGTTATAATTCTTGATTTATCTATCGGATTATCTTTTTCAAAAATCGGGTTGTTGTAGCCGATAATCGGTTCGGGAAATCCGTTCGGTTTTGAATATCTGCCCGAATGGGTCGCCTGCATAATCACTATCGGCGCAAACCCGTTTTCCCTCACCGCAGTATTTTTTATGTTTTCTATCATTCTTTTAAATGCGTCAATGTTGTTTTCGTTCATAAAGAGCTGACGCGGATTTGCCCTGCCCTCGCCGACTACCGCGGTTGCCTCCAGCCAGATTATTCCGGCACCGCTTTTTGCAAAACGCAGATACCGTCTTTCGGTAAGCTCGCTCGGAACTCCGCCTTTTTCTGCGTCACACCCCTCCATCGGCTGAATTGCAATTCTGTTTTTCGCAATTCCGTCACCGAAGTCTATCTCTTTTGTCAAAACACTAATATCATCGGAATACGGGATATTTTCAAGTCCCATATTTTTAGCTTTATCAAATAAATTTTCTGTCATAAACACACCCGTTTTCTGTTATAATATCAATACCAGCGCGGCGCTTCTTTGCCGTCTGTTTTTTCCGCGCCGTTTCTGTCGCGCAGATATACTTCTTTTTCAGCATCATATACCAAACCGTTATTTTCGTCGTGAGCAGGCCGTTCATTAAGACGCCACGGTTTATCGGAAGAGAACGGCGAGTCTTTCACAAACTCTTTTATTCTGCCTCTCTTTTCAAGATGCTTTAAACATTCAAAAACGCACCCTCTGCCGCCGCACTGTGCAATTACCGTGTTCGGATAATGCCCGTTCATAGCATTAAAAATCGGCACGGCTTTGAAAAATCCGTTTAAACCAAGCTCCAGCGCCTCAACCCACGACGGCTCCTGCTCGTCAATGGGAATATAAAGTCCCGGAAACTGCTTTTGCAAAAACGGTGACGATTTTTTGTTAAGTCCGTTATGGCACATCTTGCATCTTCCGAGGATAAGTTTCGCCCATTCGAGATTATTTCCGAAAAATTCCATTTCTACCTTTTCGTCTTTTGAAAGTGCGTCGGCAGGACAACCGCGCACGCACGATTTGCATTTGTCGCAGATTTTTCCGACCGATATGGGATCGGACTCAATTTCGGCGTCGGTTAAAACAATGCCTATTCTCTGACGAGGTCCGAATTCGGGACTTAAAAATACTTTTGAATATCCAAGTTCTCCCAATCCTGCCGCCATTGCCGCAATTCGAACGCTTATGCTTATTTCTCTCGGCGGTTTGTCGGGCGACGCTTTCGGCCCGCGCGGACCTTTTTCCGGAAGCGTTGCGCTTGACGGAAGGTGCATTGCCTCATAACCGCTTTTTTCTATGTAATTTGCAAGTTTATATCCCTCTGCCTGGATGGCGGTGTTAAGCCCGAGATAAGAATACGCGTTGTATGAAAGATAATTTGTTCCCTCATCAATGCCGTGATACGGTCCGCGCAGTATTCTTTTTAAAAACACGATAACCGTTTTTGCGTTTGGCATTACCGTTAACGGATGCATAAATTTCGGCGCTTTTTCAAAACGGTCAACAGAGGCAAATCCAACCTTGTCTATATTGAGGTTTTCTTTTACGTAATCTCTTATTGTCTGTGCGTCAAGCATCGTTTTCACCCCTGTACTTATTTTTGAATTTGTATTTCAAAAGACCTTTATCTTCAAGATGTGCCATACACGCTCTTCCGCACAAGGCAAGCGTTCTGTCGCCCTCTGCGCTCGCCCAAAACGAGTTGGGCAAAACTCCGCTTTTGCAGTTTTTGCAAAACGCCTTATCGCGCTTGTATATTTCAACATCAAATCCCTCACGGTCAATCTTTTCTGTTTCGCTTGCCGTCAGAGCGCCGGTGTAGCATTTTTTTGCACACTCTCCGCAATCGTCGCAAATACTTTTTTCAAGTATCTTATCGCCCTCAAATTCAGCATTCGTCAAAATCATTGTAAACTGCTGACGCGTTCCGAATTCGGGTGTAAGAAAAATTCCGCATTTACCGAACTGTCCGAGCCCTGCAAGATGTGCCGCAAGATATCCGTCGGGAACAACGTCGGGCGCAGGCGCTCCCTCTTTAACCCGAACGCCCTGAGAACGCATTTCGAGAGGATAATTGTAAAGCGGAACAACGTCGTATCCTCTGTTTTCAAGCTGTGTGCAGATGTTATATGTAATTTCTATGGTCAGCGACGAATCCAAAAATCCGCCCCGTGTATAAGCCGTCGCCCAGTCGGAATGGCTCTCCGCACCGCGCGTCCAGCCTCTCGGAATACTGTGCATAAGCACAAGAACGCTCTTTATGCTCGGCAAAATATGCTTAGGATTGCCCTCTTCTTTAATATTTTCAAATCTTTCAATCGGTGCAACGCCAACTTTGTCTGCGCCGTATTTTTCACAAATTTCGTTTAATTCTTCTCTGCTTATCATTGAGATTTCTCCATTCGGAATTTATTGACAAATCTGTCTTTCATCACGGTGTTTTCAAGATGTGCAACGCACGCCCTTCCGCACGCCGACGAAATTCTCGACGGTTCGATATCGGCATTCATAGCCTTTGCTCCGCGATTTAAAATATTAAAATCACCGTCATCAAGATATTGATTGCTTAATGCGCCGTATGTGCACACAAAACATTTTTCCACGCAAAGCTTGTTCCAGCTCACTGTTTTTCCGCCTATTTTCTGCACTGCGGTTTCGGTTGTGCTTATCGCACCGTACGGACAAGCCTTTGCACATTCTCCGCAGTTGTCGCAAATGCTTTTTTCGCTTATTTCGTCCGGCTCAATTTCGGCATCGGTCAAAATAACCGCAAAATACTGTCTTACGCCGTAGCGTTCGGTTAAGAAAAACTTGCCTGCGCCTATTTCGCCGAGACCTGCGGCGTACGCGGCATATTCAAAAAACAAAACCGTATTCTCCACAGCTTTTTCGACATCCCCTTTAAAAAGCGAAGGAGGAATTTTTGTAAGACAAACCGCCTCATATCCGTACTTTTGCTCAAAAAGTCTGCTGAATTTATATGTAACCGCCGGTATTACCATAGGATTTACGGGACTGCCGGCATTAACCGCGCCCCAGTTTGTGCCCTCTTCAACTCCGCGAAGTGCACCGCGGTTTACCGAGAAACCCATAACTATCACCGATTTTACGTCATTTTTCAGTTCTTTAAGTTTAAATTTGTCGCCGTCCTCCAAAAATCTTTCAATCGGCGCCGCTCCGAAAAGCTCCGCTCCGCATTTTACGGCAAGCTCCTTTATTTCGCTGTTGGAAATCAATGTATTTTCCCCCGTTTCGCAATACTATCCTAATTTAATTTTATTTTACAATATTTCGCCTTTTTCTTCTCGTACTTTTTTTGGTATGTTAATATGTAAAATTTAAGATGAATAATTTGGAAATAAAAACAAAGGAATTGGTTTTTACATATCATAAAAACCAATTCCCTTGATAAATACAAATATTTTCATAAATTTGCATAAAATTTTACATATAAAAATTTAAAACCGCAGACGGTTTAAGTTATTCGCCGTCTGCGGTATATATCTTTCTGAACTGCGACGGTGTAAGACCGAATGTTTCCTTAAACCGTCTTATAAAATTGTTAACGTCGGCAAACCCTGCCGAATACGCAATGTCGATTATCGACTCACTGCTGTGAGTGAGCTTGCGCGACGCGGCATTGAGCCTCAACTGCATAAGACATTTTTTCGGGCTTTGCCCCACGTACTGCTTAAAACACGACGAAAAATACGGCGCCGAAATGTGGAACTGCTGTGAAATATCGCGTATGCGCAGATTTTCGCTGAAATGGTCGTCGAGAAAACTCTGAACCTTGAAAATCAGCCTTACGATATTTATGTCGTCATCGCTGTTGTAAAGCAAATCGCCCTTTTGCTTGCGCAGTGCGAGAATTAAGATATGCTCCACGAGCATAAGCTGAACTCTTTCGGAATATTCGTCATTATTTCCGGCCTGTACCTCTTTTATAATCATTTCGATAAAGTTTTTTATAATTCCCTGCTCATTAAAATGCAGACAAAACCTGAAATCGGAGGTGCGTTTTTTGAAAATACCGAGAAGATTAAGGTCAGTGATTTTCTTTTCCAAAACGTCGGGCGAAAGCATCAGAACATACCGTTTATACGGCGTTTTCAGCACTTTGGTGTAGTGCGACTCGTATGTATTTAAGAAAATAACATCGCCCTTTTGCGCAATAATCGCCTTGTTGTTTACAGTAATTTCAATCATTCCGTCGGTAACAAACAGTATTTCGTATTCCTCGTGAAAATGAAGCGACAGATTATCGCTTTTAACCTTGTATTGCACAAGCGGTATAAGATTTTCCGGCATACATTTCACCCCCGCACAGCACCTTTTTCGCCGTTTAGTTTATGTAATTAAACAATATCACACCGCCGTTTATTTGTCAACAGACGCGTAAATATTTTTGTGTTTTCGGGCATTTCATCAAAATATTAGATGAAAACAAGTATTCTATATTGTATGATATATTATTTAAAAAATATATATCAAAATAATATTTGTTTTTTGCCATATAATACTTAAAATGAGTTTTTCGATACAGATTGTTTCAGTTCCTGACAAATTCCCTTAAAAAATATTGTTCGCCGATTTAAACAACTCTTCTTCGGAATCTCTCTTATAAAACACATTTAAAATCAAGTAAAATGCAGCAAATCAAGCAGAATTGCCGAGCGCAGAGATTTGCAATAATATTTAATATGCGTGCGACAGCACAATAACAGCGCCCTCCATACAAACACCGACATATGATTTTATAAACGATTTTTCCATAAATGATGTAGTTTTTCCGGCAAAGGACGCAAGCGACACAGGAGCTATTTCGGTGTAAATAAAGAGCTTAAAAAATCTGCCGTACTCTCCCTGCCTGCGTATTTTCACGCCTTATAAAAAAATCCGGCACGGTGTGTGCTATTCTTCCAGCACAGAAATAAACTCGTCGGAAAAAATCTCCCCTTTTTTATACTTCGAGCGTGCATCTTGATAAACGGCGATTTTTTCCTTAATCGCCGTTAGGGCTTTTTCGTCAGTTGTTTTTTTACGTTTATAATAGAGTGCCTGATACTTTTTTTCATACAAAGAAAGCGCACTGTCCGATTTGACTTTTTCTTTGAACTGTTTTTTTGCTCCTATTTGTCTGCATGTTTTTCCGTCCTTATAAATATTGTCGCAATATTGAATACCGTGGTTATCCGCAATAAAAAATCTTTTGCATACCGGGCATTTTAAAATCGGAATGTTATGAAGAATTGAGTGCATCATTTCAACCAAAAGCAGTCCCGAAAGCTTTGTAAGCCAATAAGTTTCAACCATATCAATATTATCGTCAGTATTGACAATAGCTTTTTTCTCAGACAAAATGCAGCCGCCGCACAAACTAAATTCTTCCTCACATTTATAATAGGCGGATAGCTTGTCTTCGCCTTTCTTGCTCGAAAAGCAAAGCTCCAAAAGCGAATTGGCCTTATCTCTTAATGTATCTAACTCTTGAACAGGAAACAAAATTGAAAGCGCTCCGTAATTGCCTGTCGCTATTCCAAAAGTTATCCTTCCCAATCCAAAAATCCGATTACATTCTTTAGTTGAAATATTTATATGATTTTCTAAAAATGACGCTTGAAACTTCATAAATTAACCTCCGAAATATTACAAAAATATTTCAAGTGATATTTATTTTAAATAATCACTTGACAAAGCCTCTTGCACGCGCTATTATATTTACAGAATATTTATTCTTGGTAATCGCTTGAAACTATTGTACCACTATTTTTTATTTTTTGCAATAGTTTTAATAATTTTAATGGAGGAGGTGAAATAAATATGAGCAAGGTTTTAAAAACCGTAAATGGTGAAATGCTGATGAATACCTTTTTACCGCCGATAGAATTTGCGGTGGAAAATTTAATTCCGCAGGGACTGCATATTTTATCGGGAAGTCCGAAAATCGGTAAATCGTGGCTGGTGCTTATGCTATGCTTAAAGG is a genomic window containing:
- a CDS encoding oxidoreductase, whose product is MTENLFDKAKNMGLENIPYSDDISVLTKEIDFGDGIAKNRIAIQPMEGCDAEKGGVPSELTERRYLRFAKSGAGIIWLEATAVVGEGRANPRQLFMNENNIDAFKRMIENIKNTAVRENGFAPIVIMQATHSGRYSKPNGFPEPIIGYNNPIFEKDNPIDKSRIITDDKLKELEERYGTAAYEAQKAGFDGVDIKCCHRYLASEMLSAYTRDGEFGGSFENRTRLLVNGIKNAKSAVGKDFIVTTRLNVYDGFEYPYGFGVKDDGTKNIVLDEPKKLIDILHNRLGVKLIDITIGNPYVNAFVNRPSNSKVNLATENPLIGVDRMYHCIKEIQSAFPSLTVIGSGVSYFGKESLNLAAGAVKENYCKIQGFGRMAFAYPNIYKDAVQNGKIDDKKCCIACGKCTELMRAGTVTGCVIRDSEVYMPYYKEFCINN
- a CDS encoding 4Fe-4S binding protein, whose translation is MISNSEIKELAVKCGAELFGAAPIERFLEDGDKFKLKELKNDVKSVIVMGFSVNRGALRGVEEGTNWGAVNAGSPVNPMVIPAVTYKFSRLFEQKYGYEAVCLTKIPPSLFKGDVEKAVENTVLFFEYAAYAAGLGEIGAGKFFLTERYGVRQYFAVILTDAEIEPDEISEKSICDNCGECAKACPYGAISTTETAVQKIGGKTVSWNKLCVEKCFVCTYGALSNQYLDDGDFNILNRGAKAMNADIEPSRISSACGRACVAHLENTVMKDRFVNKFRMEKSQ
- a CDS encoding AraC family transcriptional regulator; the encoded protein is MPENLIPLVQYKVKSDNLSLHFHEEYEILFVTDGMIEITVNNKAIIAQKGDVIFLNTYESHYTKVLKTPYKRYVLMLSPDVLEKKITDLNLLGIFKKRTSDFRFCLHFNEQGIIKNFIEMIIKEVQAGNNDEYSERVQLMLVEHILILALRKQKGDLLYNSDDDINIVRLIFKVQSFLDDHFSENLRIRDISQQFHISAPYFSSCFKQYVGQSPKKCLMQLRLNAASRKLTHSSESIIDIAYSAGFADVNNFIRRFKETFGLTPSQFRKIYTADGE
- a CDS encoding DUF6076 domain-containing protein → MKFQASFLENHINISTKECNRIFGLGRITFGIATGNYGALSILFPVQELDTLRDKANSLLELCFSSKKGEDKLSAYYKCEEEFSLCGGCILSEKKAIVNTDDNIDMVETYWLTKLSGLLLVEMMHSILHNIPILKCPVCKRFFIADNHGIQYCDNIYKDGKTCRQIGAKKQFKEKVKSDSALSLYEKKYQALYYKRKKTTDEKALTAIKEKIAVYQDARSKYKKGEIFSDEFISVLEE
- a CDS encoding AAA family ATPase — its product is MSKVLKTVNGEMLMNTFLPPIEFAVENLIPQGLHILSGSPKIGKSWLVLMLCLKVASIARGFTARAFAPKTARTFGQQPVPTFQSKGGTK